In the Mycolicibacter sp. MU0102 genome, one interval contains:
- a CDS encoding IS30 family transposase, with product MTGQPQVLSVQRRFWDLIAAGCSSSDAALLVGVSVTCGGKWFRRFGGVNPRMQDPQGRKRPRLSPDDREQIMIGTAGGESIRSIAGRLNRAPSTIMREIHANGRCRTAPGRYRAKYRFGARRAGWDAKSGYSARIAQRRSEERARRPKAGKLARHRALREEVQALLVMKYSPQQIAGLLAKTYPDRPEMQVSHETIYKALYVQGRGELRRELTQCLRTGRALRKPRARTGRPTSQGRIAGMVNISQRPAEAADRAVPGHWEGDLIIGKNQASQIGTLVERSTGFVQLLHLPARRDPETVAEAMIAAIKTLPEALRRSLTWDQGSEMHHHARISFEADIDIYFCDPHSPWQRGSNENTNGLLRQYFPKGTDLSVHSADYLAEVAAELNGRPRKRFDWDSPAQVLKRLLSPPTETTVATKP from the coding sequence ATGACTGGTCAACCGCAGGTGTTGTCGGTGCAGCGTCGGTTCTGGGATTTGATCGCTGCGGGATGCTCGTCGTCAGACGCTGCTCTGTTGGTCGGCGTGTCGGTGACCTGTGGCGGTAAATGGTTCCGCAGATTCGGTGGTGTGAACCCACGAATGCAGGATCCGCAGGGACGCAAACGACCGCGACTGTCACCGGACGACCGTGAACAGATCATGATCGGCACCGCTGGCGGGGAGTCGATCCGTTCAATCGCCGGCCGGCTCAACCGGGCTCCGTCGACGATCATGCGCGAGATCCACGCCAATGGCCGGTGCCGTACCGCGCCAGGTCGTTACCGAGCGAAGTACCGGTTCGGTGCTCGCCGAGCGGGCTGGGATGCCAAGTCCGGCTATTCGGCACGGATCGCGCAACGCCGCAGCGAAGAACGGGCGCGGCGCCCCAAAGCGGGAAAGCTGGCCCGCCACCGGGCGCTGCGCGAGGAGGTGCAAGCGTTGTTGGTCATGAAATACAGCCCGCAGCAGATCGCTGGGCTGTTGGCCAAGACCTACCCTGACCGCCCGGAGATGCAGGTGTCCCACGAGACCATCTACAAGGCGCTCTACGTGCAAGGACGCGGCGAGCTGCGCCGTGAGCTGACTCAGTGCCTGCGCACCGGGCGAGCGCTGCGCAAACCCCGTGCACGTACCGGCCGCCCCACCTCGCAGGGCCGGATTGCGGGCATGGTCAATATCAGCCAACGTCCCGCCGAGGCCGCCGACCGTGCCGTCCCCGGCCATTGGGAAGGCGACTTGATCATCGGCAAGAACCAGGCCTCCCAGATCGGCACCCTCGTGGAGCGCTCCACCGGATTCGTCCAGTTGCTGCATCTGCCGGCACGTCGCGACCCCGAAACGGTGGCCGAGGCGATGATCGCTGCGATCAAAACCCTGCCTGAAGCCCTACGTCGGTCCCTGACCTGGGACCAAGGCAGCGAAATGCATCACCATGCCCGTATCAGCTTCGAAGCCGACATCGACATCTACTTCTGCGACCCGCACTCACCATGGCAGCGCGGCAGCAACGAAAACACCAACGGGCTACTGCGCCAATATTTCCCGAAGGGCACCGACCTGTCAGTGCACTCCGCCGACTACCTCGCCGAAGTCGCCGCCGAACTCAACGGACGACCCCGCAAACGCTTCGACTGGGACAGCCCCGCCCAAGTCCTCAAGCGACTACTGTCACCCCCGACAGAAACCACTGTTGCAACCAAACCATGA